A genome region from Deltaproteobacteria bacterium includes the following:
- a CDS encoding ATP-dependent 6-phosphofructokinase, producing the protein MNLHIESLGENTIPSPVLTSKFTSDNKRVLFNIGLESYNAFTTADGQPLSLELAGPREEIFFDPAKTKAAIVTCGGLCPGINDVIRAIVMGLYHRYSVTNIIGIRYGFQGMIPKYGHEVRTLTPETVQDIHTLGGSILASSRGKQDIEEMVTALKRMNIDIFFCIGGDGTMRAAGLIAEEIMRREWNISVIGIPKTIDNDLNLIEKTFGFDTAISEAVKAIQSAHVEAKGAPMGIGLVKLMGRQSGHIAVGAALAQNDANFVLIPEVPFDLDGEKGFLRALEKRMLRRKHCVILVAEGAGQELMRQVDTSPVETDASGNLRLLDIGFFLRSKVEEYFKKIGMEINLKYIDPSYMIRSVRANAGDSIYCGALGLYAVHAAMAGKTGMLVGLTRDEYVHIPIRMVTFGKKVDPDSTTWLRVLESTGQPNMKNEL; encoded by the coding sequence CTGAATTTGCATATTGAGAGTCTCGGCGAAAATACGATTCCTTCGCCGGTCCTTACGAGTAAATTTACTTCTGATAACAAGCGCGTTCTCTTCAACATAGGGTTGGAGAGTTATAACGCTTTTACCACGGCCGACGGCCAACCCCTTTCTCTGGAACTGGCCGGTCCCAGGGAGGAAATCTTCTTTGATCCCGCAAAAACGAAAGCTGCCATTGTGACTTGCGGTGGACTCTGCCCCGGGATTAACGATGTCATCCGGGCCATTGTCATGGGACTGTATCATCGTTACAGTGTAACGAACATCATCGGGATCCGTTATGGGTTTCAGGGTATGATTCCAAAATACGGGCACGAGGTTCGCACGCTGACTCCGGAAACGGTCCAGGACATCCACACCCTCGGCGGGAGCATCCTCGCCTCATCCCGCGGCAAGCAGGACATTGAGGAAATGGTGACCGCTCTGAAACGGATGAACATCGACATTTTTTTCTGTATTGGTGGAGACGGCACCATGCGCGCCGCGGGACTGATTGCCGAGGAAATTATGCGGAGAGAGTGGAACATCAGCGTGATCGGCATCCCGAAAACGATTGACAACGATTTAAATCTCATTGAAAAAACGTTTGGTTTCGATACGGCCATTTCGGAAGCCGTCAAGGCGATTCAATCAGCCCATGTCGAGGCCAAAGGCGCGCCCATGGGTATCGGTCTCGTCAAACTGATGGGTAGGCAATCCGGGCACATTGCCGTTGGCGCCGCTCTGGCTCAAAATGACGCCAATTTTGTTCTGATCCCGGAAGTGCCTTTTGATCTCGACGGAGAAAAGGGGTTTCTCAGGGCTCTGGAAAAACGGATGTTGAGAAGAAAACATTGTGTCATCCTGGTTGCGGAAGGAGCAGGCCAGGAACTGATGAGGCAAGTCGATACATCACCCGTGGAAACGGATGCTTCGGGGAATCTGCGGCTCCTGGATATCGGGTTCTTTCTCCGTTCAAAAGTTGAGGAGTACTTCAAGAAAATCGGGATGGAAATCAACCTGAAATACATTGATCCGAGCTACATGATTCGGAGCGTCCGAGCCAACGCCGGCGATAGTATTTACTGTGGTGCTCTCGGACTTTACGCGGTGCATGCGGCGATGGCCGGGAAAACAGGAATGCTCGTCGGATTGACCCGGGACGAATATGTGCATATTCCCATCCGGATGGTGACCTTCGGCAAGAAGGTCGATCCGGACAGTACCACCTGGCTGCGTGTTCTGGAATCAACCGGGCAGCCGAATATGAAAAATGAATTATAA
- a CDS encoding DUF4911 domain-containing protein, producing MKNATMIVRYYRVDRRDIAAIQFIIEGYEGMAVVTTIDPKPARLQISIIADQQEDFDFLLRDLQSTFPIEEVPCT from the coding sequence ATGAAAAATGCGACGATGATTGTAAGGTATTACCGGGTTGATCGCAGGGATATCGCCGCCATTCAGTTTATTATCGAGGGCTACGAAGGAATGGCCGTCGTGACGACCATCGATCCGAAACCGGCTCGCCTTCAGATTTCGATTATCGCGGATCAACAGGAGGATTTTGATTTTTTGCTGAGGGACTTGCAAAGTACTTTTCCCATCGAAGAAGTTCCCTGTACCTGA
- a CDS encoding 4Fe-4S binding protein: protein MYARKIVIRYSADIVEEPIIYELVKKHDLVFNILKARIFPRREGVIVLELTGTKENFDSGIRFLKEKGLKVESLSKSVSQNLDRCVHCGACTAFCPTGALYFDRETWQVHFDPERCNGCELCVTACSARAMEINLF, encoded by the coding sequence ATGTACGCACGCAAAATCGTTATCCGTTATAGTGCCGATATCGTAGAAGAGCCGATTATTTATGAGCTGGTCAAAAAACACGATCTCGTCTTCAATATTCTGAAGGCGCGTATTTTTCCGCGTCGCGAAGGTGTCATTGTCCTTGAACTGACGGGAACAAAGGAAAACTTTGATTCCGGCATCCGCTTTCTCAAGGAAAAAGGCCTCAAGGTTGAATCCCTGTCCAAAAGCGTCAGCCAAAATCTGGACCGCTGTGTTCACTGCGGAGCTTGTACCGCATTCTGCCCAACCGGGGCCCTCTATTTCGACCGGGAAACCTGGCAGGTTCATTTCGATCCCGAGCGGTGTAACGGTTGCGAACTCTGTGTAACCGCATGTT
- a CDS encoding 50S ribosomal protein L28 translates to MSRVCEICGKKPSVGNNVSHANNKTKKVWYPNLQKLRCIDKKTGSISKLKVCTRCLRSGFVTKAL, encoded by the coding sequence ATGTCAAGGGTATGTGAAATATGCGGAAAGAAACCGTCCGTAGGGAATAATGTCAGTCATGCGAACAACAAGACGAAGAAGGTCTGGTATCCCAACCTGCAAAAGTTGCGTTGCATCGACAAGAAGACCGGTTCCATCAGCAAACTCAAGGTGTGCACCCGCTGCCTACGTTCCGGCTTTGTCACCAAGGCCCTGTAA